The stretch of DNA GCTACGCGAAGCTCGGCCCTTTCTGGGCGATCCTGGCGGGCATCGGAGCCGGCGTCCTGATCGGCCTGACCAGCGAGTACTACACCTCCGCGAAGTACAAGCCGGTGAAAAGGCTGGCCGAGGCCAGCGACACCAACGCGGCGGTCACCGTCACCGAGGGGCTGGCCGTGGGCATGGAATCGCTCGCCGTCCCGGTCATCATCCTCGCCGGCGCGGTCATCCTCGCCCACCACGTCGCCGGGATGTACGGCGTGGCCATGGCCGCGGTGGGGATGCTGGCCACCACGGGGATGGTGGTCAGCGTGGACTCCTACGGTCCCATCGCCGACAACGCCGGCGGCATCGCCCAGATGGCGGGGCTGGACCCCGAGGTGCGTAAGATAACCGACCACCTCGACGCCGTGGGCAACACCACGGCGGCCATCGGCAAGGGCTTCGCCATCGGCAGCGCCGCCCTGGCGGCCCTGGGGCTCCTGACCGCCTACCTCACCACCATCGGCACCACCGTGGAGGCGACCCTGACCAACCCCCTGGTGTTGGCCGGCCTCATCTTCGGCGGCATGCTGCCCTTCTTCTTCGCCAGCCAGCTCTTCCGCGCCGTGGTCCGGGCGGCCGATGCCATGATCCGCGAGGTCCGGCGCCAGTTCGAGAAGATTCCCGGGCTCCGGGACGGCGTCGAGGGCGTCCTGCCCGAATCGGCGAAATGCGTGGACATCGCCGCCAAGAGCGCCCTCGCCGGGATGATCGTACCCGGTCTGTCGGCCGTCGCCGTGCCGGTCCTGGTCGGATTCCTCTTGGGGCCCTTGGCCCTGGCGGGGGTGCTGGTCGGCGCCATCGTCACCGGCGTGATGGTGGGCGTTTTCACCGCCAATTCCGGCGGCGCGCTGGACAACGCAAAGAAGTACATCGAGGAGGGCAATTTCGGGGGCAAGGGCTCCCGGGCGCACAAGGCGGCCGTGATCGGCGACACCGTAGGGGACCCCCTGAAGGACACGGTGGGGCCCTCCATCAACATCCTCATTAAGCTCATGGCCGTCATCAGCCTGGTCATCGCCCCCATTCTGCCCACCGTGACGGGTTAGGGCTTGCGCCCGAGGGCGCATATGTTGTAAAGTAGCGCCTCCGAAGTTGAATCCAACGGGGGAAAATG from bacterium encodes:
- a CDS encoding sodium-translocating pyrophosphatase gives rise to the protein MFLAWPLIGGSLALVFVVLFAVGVLRKPQGTPSMVAISGQIRRGAQAFLSREYRTVGLIILLLGCGMAWTGLGWRTAVSFAFGSLVSAGAGFIGMTIATRANSRTTQAAREGVKPALGIAISGGAVMGLSVVGLSLLGLAGVIWLFAPDIFIGGKVEQAELLRQAGIVNGFAMGASLMALFARSGGGIFTKGADMAADLVGKVEAGIPEDDPRNPAVIADNVGDNVGDVAGLGADLLESYVESIIASMSLAAAISLSAVDRSLMLLPLAVGAMGTVASVLGVFFTKIVGRKNPQAALTGGTYLAAALTAGAAFFLVNWLGTPFAGYAKLGPFWAILAGIGAGVLIGLTSEYYTSAKYKPVKRLAEASDTNAAVTVTEGLAVGMESLAVPVIILAGAVILAHHVAGMYGVAMAAVGMLATTGMVVSVDSYGPIADNAGGIAQMAGLDPEVRKITDHLDAVGNTTAAIGKGFAIGSAALAALGLLTAYLTTIGTTVEATLTNPLVLAGLIFGGMLPFFFASQLFRAVVRAADAMIREVRRQFEKIPGLRDGVEGVLPESAKCVDIAAKSALAGMIVPGLSAVAVPVLVGFLLGPLALAGVLVGAIVTGVMVGVFTANSGGALDNAKKYIEEGNFGGKGSRAHKAAVIGDTVGDPLKDTVGPSINILIKLMAVISLVIAPILPTVTG